In Puntigrus tetrazona isolate hp1 chromosome 18, ASM1883169v1, whole genome shotgun sequence, one genomic interval encodes:
- the LOC122362727 gene encoding uncharacterized protein LOC122362727, translating into MEQEVESLLRKEAIEVVPPHAVESGFYSRYFIVPKKDGGLRPIIDRRVLNRSVNRLKINMLTIKHVVTQIRSEDWFVNIDLKDAYFHLSILPQHRKFLRFAFGGVAYQYRVLLFGLALSPRTFTKCMDAALAPLRLQGIRILNYIDDWGATSWTSTRTHSSCLFDTPAAFWPRGRRSTKTHSSCLFDTPCSLLACSGNSVNEVVDRYQEAHKQAHFLPDLRGHHVLLHSDNTAVVSYINHQGGLCSRLLERAHSTRGMSASKAYLSGVPLRDICNAAGWSTPSTFTRFYNLDMRAAPGSSVLS; encoded by the exons atggaacaggaagtagaatcCTTGCtgaggaaggaggccatcgaggtggtccctcctcatgctgtggaatctgggttttacagccgctatTTCATTGTTCCGAAGAAGGATGGGGGGTTGCGTCCCATCATAGATCggagggtcttgaaccgctcagtcaacaGACTGAAGATCAatatgcttaccatcaagcatgtggtgactcaaatcagatccgaggactggtttgtcaacatagatctgaaggACGCATActtccatctatccatccttcctcaacacaggaagtttctgaggtttgctttcgggggcgtagcataccaatatcgagtacttctgttcggcctagcactctcaccccgcacatttacaAAGTGTATGGacgcagctctggctccactgagactccagggcatccgcatactcaactatatcgacgattgg ggagcgacgtcatggacgtcCACCCGCACTCACTCTTCCTGCCTATTTGAcacccctgcagccttctggccacGGGGGAGACGCTCCACCAAGACTCACTCTTCCTGCCTATTTGACaccccctgcagccttctggcctgttCTGGCAACTCTGTCAACGAGGTCGTCGACAGGTACCAGGAGGCCCATAAACAGGCG CActtcctcccagacctgagaggtcaccatgtgttgctGCActccgacaacacagcggtggtctcttacatcaaccaccagggagggcTGTGTTCGCGCCTCCTtgagag agcgcactcAACTAGGGGTATGTCGGCCTCCaaggcctatcttagcggtgtGCCCCTcagggacatctgcaacgctgcagggtggtccacgccctccactttcaCCCGTTTTTACAATCTAGACATGAGGGCCGCccctggctcctctgtcttatcctga